A genomic region of Plasmodium malariae genome assembly, chromosome: 14 contains the following coding sequences:
- the PmUG01_14078800 gene encoding kinesin, putative: MVHRMQKQNQNSHALPSSKARNGSKGNKAHKHKEVHKDVHKDVHKDLYQWYVSNNIEEKKKVNADIEKNKEKYFEDVILSKNIEEYINVICRIKNTSRGKEDEGIETNITNDKSTDVIKKVSYNKLVIDTYHLGGKSTVNFEYTYDRVYDIENNNQMIFNDYIKNNIKNIFQGINCSILAYGQTNSGKTYTMLGNFEFLHNLFHLCTENKDNTHSTHSTHSLHNTRNRYINTGDAYDQSSKDGHNMAITYEELSNCITNEPNNIGLITLCINYIFNYINFHRYKNSGGLVEKERRKEFVVTLSILEIYNEVIYDLISGESNLSVHMIDSNKNEFVIKNLQEVEIENVISALYYLEQGVNNRKIAFTHMNKASSRSHLIFIIKINRYIHETNTIRCGKLCLVDLAGSERLKQTKATGSVKIETTMINKSLTVLSKVINALAVMQIKEKMIEKRSHDKADEMMIIKHNLEKVHIPNSDQSKDETMDDEHLSDKHEPGNNGPKQNSTTMKKAKYDANHNVNVVHIPYRDSKLTRVLSDSLGNNCKSILICTLSSKLQYLNETASTIKFAQRAKMVKAKPVIREEKVKIEKEENIKENKTTDHHIDSQNNNSNEKKIDIFFNFNKNHITKDIIFFSLSLCIFSYICGFKCTGKVKYLDFFIESYKNKINIIKEQLNKGTNSSTDINECILKTFDELKLLTHEEKENFIKSNQAKTQDGKHTPASEHTHSSKFRVNADETSSTTKTTTTSIAATATATSTATSTATSTATSTATTTANTTAANTTAATTTSAITTATTTTTTAITTTTTTSSTNDNSIMRNRGCNLDGTDLGDLSEPGQPNQMDESKNLINKAEKDNHQTEEDDPLIGDILVKMKNDICNILKFNIASLKSTVKAEDPIFDEILDIVNHVKENNSIFLLNGLNEIEENVEEEQEDEASRTTLPYNDDENIFKNKNQNKAIKDLDILSKKKKKEKLNFCTKVNNNNSNSNINSYSNNNSEGMNDKTAMMRTKAENVNKQDEREAFYYKYFAQNILSIKNIQNIFEYVNNNYAKFISDFTTDKSSVFTNLDLKENLDKQVIEKNNTIYNFIHSATMFQHSSTLKNLNSNYFINKVQTEFYNTYNQGQDHHNYNLKCVKTIHDMENKVLSENTGTHNSLFQPKKYISIKDIQPSGSSDGCDTPQGGSKNVKFATQQGNAPTSSTAYGTEGDMTTSTSVGMVLNNYNSKGPCVITNNCNSNTRKTVTLSDEYNNNRDNEIRKDYTTTSDGIHVLHNDKEIVEFSKMLDNKDFKMLYDYLTEKDNKKEENVFIKREEANLGDLSELESRINNEIKKINDNISVDICSSAHRRAHKSSERKKKMMKTENTGWCKNGNNNHIDKHKDIYNENLNNIDICYLEKKRSTNLFFKRLLDLIRNFFQKKDAIREPVEIKTTDIIDNELLNNKKLFEKNLESYNIRNFQINNKKIYLLNETEYAHLKDLINYKNKMLSFLNCEYRKCKLSPHTV; this comes from the coding sequence ATGGTGCACCGCATGCAGAAACAGAATCAAAACAGCCATGCCCTACCAAGTTCAAAAGCCAGAAACGGAAGCAAAGGAAATAAAGCGCACAAGCATAAAGAGGTGCATAAAGATGTTCATAAAGACGTGCATAAAGACTTATATCAGTGGTATGTTAGTAACAACATcgaggagaaaaaaaaggtaaacgctgacattgaaaaaaataaagaaaaatatttcgaAGATGTTATACTAAGTAAGAATATAGAAGAGTACATTAATGTTATATGTAGGATTAAAAACACATCTAGGGGGAAGGAAGACGAAGGGATTGAAACAAACATAACTAATGATAAAAGCACGgatgttataaaaaaggtaTCCTACAATAAACTAGTAATAGATACCTATCATTTGGGAGGGAAGAGCACTGTAAATTTTGAATACACGTATGATCGAGTGTACGATATAGAAAATAACAATCAGATGATATTCAACGattatattaagaataacataaaaaatatattccaaGGTATAAACTGTAGTATATTAGCATATGGTCAAACAAACAGTGGAAAGACATATACAATGTTAGgcaattttgaatttttacaTAACCTATTCCATTTATGTAcagaaaataaagataatacGCATAGTACACATAGTACGCATAGCTTGCATAATACACGTAATAGATACATTAACACAGGGGATGCCTATGACCAAAGTAGTAAAGATGGTCATAATATGGCCATAACGTACGAAGAACTGTCAAACTGTATCACGAACGAACCAAACAATATAGGCTTAATAACTCTATGTATTAATTACATtttcaattatataaattttcatagaTATAAAAACAGCGGAGGATTggtagaaaaagaaagaagaaaagaattTGTTGTTACCTTGTCCattttagaaatatacaATGAAGTGATATATGATTTAATAAGTGGTGAAAGCAATTTATCAGTACATATGATTGATTCaaacaaaaatgaatttgtcataaaaaatttgcaagAGGTCGAGATAGAAAATGTTATTAGTGCACTATATTATCTAGAACAAGGTgttaataatagaaaaattgcTTTTACTCATATGAATAAAGCATCATCTAGATCCCATctaatttttatcatcaaaataaatagatatatcCATGAAACCAATACTATACGATGTGGTAAGCTCTGTCTAGTAGACTTAGCAGGTAGTGAAAGACTAAAACAGACGAAAGCTACTGGATCGGTTAAAATAGAAACTACTATGATTAATAAAAGCTTAACAGTTCTTAGCAAAGTTATAAATGCTTTAGCCGTTATGCagataaaggaaaaaatgatagAAAAACGTAGTCATGATAAAGCAGACGagatgatgataataaagCATAATTTAGAAAAGGTCCATATTCCAAATAGTGATCAGAGTAAAGATGAAACAATGGATGATGAACATTTATCTGATAAACATGAACCTGGAAATAATGGTCCAAAACAAAATTCTACTACAATGAAGAAGGCAAAATATGATGCGAATCATAATGTCAATGTTGTTCATATTCCTTATAGGGATTCCAAATTAACTAGAGTACTGTCAGATAGCTTAGGAAACAATTGTAAAAGCATACTTATATGTACCTTGTCATCGAAACTTCAATATCTGAACGAAACAGCATCAACTATTAAGTTTGCTCAGAGAGCGAAAATGGTAAAAGCTAAGCCAGTTATACGTgaggaaaaagtaaaaattgaaaaagaagaaaatataaaggaaaataaaacaacaGATCATCATATAGATagtcaaaataataattcaaatgaaaaaaaaatagatatattctttaattttaataaaaatcatataactaaagatattatttttttttccttgagTTTGTGTATTTTTAGTTACATCTGTGGATTCAAATGTACaggaaaagtaaaatatttagacTTCTTCATAGAatcatataaaaacaaaattaacataataaaagaacaaCTCAATAAAGGTACTAACAGTAGTACTGATATTAATGAATGcatattaaaaacatttgaCGAACTGAAATTATTAACACatgaagaaaaggaaaattttatCAAATCAAACCAGGCAAAAACACAAGATGGCAAGCACACTCCTGCTTCCGAACATACCCACTCGAGTAAATTCAGAGTGAATGCCGATGAGACAAGCAGCACCACCAAGACTACTACCACCTCCATCGCAGCTACAGCTACAGCTACTTCCACTGCTACTTCTACCGCTACTTCCACTGCTACTTCTACCGCTACTACCACTGCTAATACTACCGCTGCTAATACTACCGCTGCTACTACTACCTCTGCTATCAccactgctactactactactaccacTGCTATCACCACCACCACCACTACTAGCTCCACTAACGACAACAGCATCATGCGTAACAGGGGATGCAACTTGGATGGCACAGATCTGGGAGATCTGAGTGAACCGGGCCAACCGAACCAAATGGATGAAAGCAAGAACTTGATCAATAAAGCAGAAAAAGATAACCATCAAACGGAAGAGGACGATCCGTTAATTGGCGatatattagtaaaaatgaaaaacgatatttgtaatattctaaaatttaatatagcTAGCTTAAAGAGTACCGTAAAAGCAGAGGACCCAATTTTTGATGAAATTCTAGATATAGTAAATCATGTGAAAGAGAATAATAGcatttttttactaaatgGATTGAATGAAATTGAAGAAAATGTAGAGGAGGAACAAGAAGACGAGGCAAGCAGAACCACACTGCCATATAATGATGacgaaaatatttttaaaaataaaaatcagaACAAAGCTATAAAGGACCTAGATATATtaagtaagaaaaaaaaaaaagaaaaattaaatttttgcaCAAAggttaataataacaatagtaacaGCAACATCAACAgctatagtaataataactcGGAAGGAATGAACGACAAAACGGCAATGATGAGGACCAAAGCGGAGAACGTAAATAAGCAAGATGAACGAGAAGCATTTTACTATAAATACTTCGCTCAAAATATTCtaagcataaaaaatatacagaaTATATTTGagtatgtaaataataattacgcCAAATTTATAAGTGACTTTACGACTGATAAAAGTAGTGTATTTACAAATCTCGACTTAAAGGAAAATTTAGATAAACAAGTTatagaaaagaataatactatatacaattttatacACTCAGCTACTATGTTTCAGCATAGCAgcactttaaaaaatttaaatagtaATTACTTTATAAATAAGGTACAGACCGAATTTTACAACACGTATAATCAAGGTCAAGATCACCACAATTATAATTTGAAATGTGTGAAAACCATTCATGATATGGAAAACAAAGTGCTCAGTGAAAACACAGGTACACATAATTCTCTATTTCaaccaaaaaaatatatttcgaTTAAAGATATCCAGCCTAGTGGTTCATCTGATGGGTGTGATACTCCTCAAGGTGGAAGTAAAAACGTCAAATTTGCAACTCAGCAGGGAAATGCTCCAACATCCTCCACAGCTTATGGTACAGAAGGTGATATGACTACTTCTACATCTGTCGGCATGGTACTAAACAATTATAATAGCAAAGGACCATGCGTCATAACTAATAACTGCAATAGCAATACACGAAAAACAGTAACACTCAGTGACGAATATAACAACAATAGGGATAATGAAATAAGAAAAGACTACACCACCACTTCAGATGGTATTCATGTTTTACATAATGATAAAGAAATAGTtgaattttcaaaaatgctAGATAACAAAGACTTCAAAATGTTGTATGATTATTTAACTGAAAAGGATaacaaaaaggaagaaaacgTTTTTATAAAACGAGAAGAAGCTAACCTTGGGGATTTAAGTGAGCTAGAATCGCGGATAAACAACgagattaaaaaaattaacgatAACATTAGTGTCGACATTTGTTCTAGTGCACACAGACGAGCACACAAATCGAgcgaaaggaaaaaaaaaatgatgaagacAGAAAACACTGGATGGTGCaaaaatggtaataataatcacATCGATAAGCACAAGGACATATACAACGAAAACCTGAACAACATTGACATTTGCTACCTCGAAAAGAAGAGAAGCACCAATTTGTTCTTCAAAAGGTTACTAGATCTGATTAGAAATTTCTTCCAGAAAAAAGATGCAATCAGAGAACCCGTTGAAATAAAAACTACAGACATTATTGACAATgaacttttaaataataagaaattatttgAGAAAAATTTAGAGTCTTACAATATTAgaaattttcaaattaacaacaaaaaaatttatcttcTAAACGAAACGGAATATGCACACTTGAAGGACTTAATAAactacaaaaataaaatgctaTCCTTTTTGAACTGCGAATATAGAAAGTGTAAGTTATCACCTCATACTGTCtaa
- the PmUG01_14078900 gene encoding epsin, putative produces the protein MLLFKKVNSKVLSINNYLQKYLESNQFEKNLKEALNNKNYGVSNSLLYDLSISTYDANYYKRVLSEVFKAIQEKPSKWRRIYKGLRLCEYVMKNGCEYFISDVKEKEELIKKLTHFTYLEDLRDKGIGIREISNNILTLLKDNKFLKNERIEAAKYANLCTNIESKPIEKKGFFSNRRKKKKQGKKNFLEHNKRNFMDTRNAKYNQQKSIFDQIEEERSMLNKYTNDTYGDHNNTMHRTRDRNKDDAQHKSKSSSSSTSDSSVDSSSNSSSRSKSSRRSRSSRRSRSSRRSRSSRRSRSSRRSRSSRSSRSSNSNSSTGTNSSSISNNKKKKSKGKHKGHSYNSSMKSSKYSRSSSHTNSKSRSSSHSHLRGVSRKSSGSSGHNSISSYLSRSSSGPSRYSSASSNSSYASKRKLHARDSNHRVREHRKDKSARPR, from the exons ATgctattatttaaaaaagtgaaTTCAAAGGTGTTAAGCATAAATAACTATTTACAGAA ATATTTAGAATCAAACCAGTTTGAGAAAAACCTAAAAGAAGCATTGAACAACAAAAATTATGGAGTATCAAACAGCCTTTTGTATGATTTATCCATCTCAACATATGATGCAAATTATTATAAGAGAGTCCTCAGTGAGGTTTTCAAGGCTATTCAAGAAAAGCCGTCCAAATGGAGGAGAATTTATAAG GGGTTAAGGTTGTGTGAATACGTAATGAAGAACGGGTGCGAGTATTTTATAAGTGacgtaaaagaaaaagaggagTTGATTAAGAAACTAACCCATTTCACTTACTTAGAAGATTTAAGAGACAAGGGTATAGGAATAAGAGAAATTtcgaataatatattaacactTCTTAAAgacaataaatttttaaaaaatgaaagaatagAAGCAGCTAAATATGCAAATTTGTGTACAAATATTGAATCAAAAccaattgaaaaaaaaggatttttctctaatagaagaaaaaaaaaaaaacaaggaaaaaaaaattttttggagcataataaaagaaattttatggACACAAGAAATGCAAAATATAATCaacaaaaaagtatatttgaTCAAATAGAAGAAGAAAGAAGtatgttaaataaatatacaaatgatACATATGGTGATCATAATAATACCATGCATAGAACAAGAGATAGGAACAAAGATGATGCACAACATAAATCTAAGTCGTCATCTTCGTCCACTTCGGATTCATCCGTTGATAGCAGTAGTAACAGTAGTAGTAGAAGTAAAAGCAGTAGAAGAAGCAGAAGCAGTAGAAGAAGCAGAAGCAGTAGAAGAAGCAGAAGCAGTAGAAGAAGCAGAAGCAGTAGAAGAAGCAGAAGCAGCAGAAGCAGCAGAagcagtaacagtaacagtagTACCGGTACTAATAGTAGCAGCatatcaaataataaaaaaaaaaagtcaaaaGGAAAACATAAAGGACATAGTTATAATTCCTCTATGAAATCATCAAAGTATTCTCGTTCATCATCTCATACAAATTCAAAATCAAGATCCTCGTCTCATTCTCATCTCAGGGGAGTTTCTCGTAAGTCATCGGGTTCATCAGGTCATAATTCTATTAGTTCATATTTATCTCGATCATCATCTGGACCATCACGTTATTCTTCTGCATCGAGCAATTCTAGTTATGCTTCGAAGAGGAAACTGCATGCACGGGATAGCAATCATAGGGTTAGAGAGCATAGGAAGGATAAATCGGCAAGGCCACGTTGA